From Lolium perenne isolate Kyuss_39 chromosome 5, Kyuss_2.0, whole genome shotgun sequence, a single genomic window includes:
- the LOC127304650 gene encoding uncharacterized protein: protein MHPLLGALLVAGERRRRWWSWCWWPPCWGPAARHGAAWAGALALAVSVASFAPEAAFVWALTGGGGDGLCPAGAVRVPLDGGGDHVCVPARLAGRTCADILVPPAFAALSVGASAVFVRALAIGRRHDF, encoded by the coding sequence ATGCATCCGCTCCTGGGAGCGCTGCTCGTGGcgggggagcggcggcggcggtggtggtcgtGGTGCTGGTGGCCGCCGTGCTGGGGCCCGGCGGCGCGGCACGGTGCGGCGTGGGCGGGCGCTCTGGCGCTGGCCGTCTCCGTGGCGTCGTTCGCGCCCGAGGCCGCGTTCGTGTGGGCGctgaccggcggcggcggcgacggcctgtGCCCTGCTGGGGCCGTGCGGGTGccgctcgacggcggcggcgaccacgtcTGCGTGCCGGCGAGGCTGGCCGGCCGGACCTGCGCGGACATCCTCGTGCCGCCCGCCTTCGCGGCGCTCTCCGTCGGCGCCTCCGCCGTCTTCGTCAGAGCGCTcgccatcggccgccgccacgacTTCTAG
- the LOC127299225 gene encoding wall-associated receptor kinase 2, which translates to MTMQMLLPVLVATLLLASLRWLPAVAAAAPCQRRCGSVDIPYPFGIGRGCYRDSSDLVFSLTCNLSADGTRRPFNNMLEVLDVNLRRGQLRVQNRINSWCYNRTSRSMDVQNNWAYELTSFRVSDTENRFTVIGCDALAYVGSPPEGAASDRYSVGCRSMCPSAGRLANGSCSGMGCCQAAIPPGLNLYKVWFEDKYNSSSGGVADFSPCSYAVLVEAAAFQFRTTYVTTGQFMEATGGQVPLVLDWVAGNQTCREAPRSAAYACVSGNSECVDSRNGPGYLCNCSTGYKGNPYVTDGCKDINECEGKDVAYPCSVRNTCSNTAGGFKCSCPGGRLGNAYTGTCEKKGSERPWQAAIGVSIGVVMLALGTSCTYAIQEKRRLAVIKSRHFRQHGGQLLFEEMKKSISKQGISFTLFTRQELQEATGDFDERHVLGKGGNGTVYRGTLRDGTAVAIKRCRVAGEDERQQREFGRETLILSQINHKNIVKLYGCCLEVEVPMLVYQFIPNGTLYQLIHGGSGAVVPFAARMRIAHETAEALAYLHSMASPPIIHGDVKSPNILLDEGYGAKVSDFGASSLAPAPADEAHLVTFVQGTCGYLDPEYMQTCRLTEKSDVYSFGVVLLELLTSRKALNLAAPDDEKSLAASFLSAARESRLDGLLDERIKSEVGAEALVRVAKLAKMCLEMSGERRPSMREVAEELDRIRKMSSSSSSQINPGQLLLDEGEAHSIVDVRL; encoded by the exons ATGACAATGCAGATGCTCCTTCCAGTACTGGTTGCCACATTGCTGCTGGCGTCGCTACGGTGGCTGCCGGCGGTGGCCGCAGCGGCGCCATGCCAGCGGCGGTGCGGCTCGGTGGACATCCCTTACCCATTCGGCATCGGCCGCGGCTGTTACCGCGACTCCAGCGACCTTGTCTTCTCGCTCACCTGCAACCTATCCGCCGACGGCACCCGCCGGCCGTTCAACAACATGCTGGAGGTGCTCGACGTGAACCTGCGTCGGGGCCAGCTGCGCGTCCAGAACCGCATCAACTCGTGGTGCTACAACCGCACGTCGCGGTCCATGGACGTGCAGAACAACTGGGCGTACGAGCTCACTTCCTTCCGGGTCTCCGACACCGAGAACCGGTTCACCGTCATCGGCTGCGACGCCCTCGCCTACGTCGGGTCGCCGCCGGAAGGGGCCGCCAGCGACCGGTACAGCGTGGGGTGCCGGTCCATGTGCCCCAGCGCGGGGCGGCTGGCCAACGGCTCCTGCTCCGGCATGGGGTGCTGCCAGGCGGCGATACCGCCGGGGCTCAACCTCTACAAGGTGTGGTTCGAGGACAAGTACAACAGCAGCTCGGGGGGCGTGGCCGATTTCAGCCCGTGCAGCTACGCCGTGCTGGTCGAGGCGGCGGCGTTCCAGTTCCGGACCACGTACGTGACCACCGGCCAGTTCATGGAGGCCACCGGCGGGCAGGTGCCGCTCGTGCTGGACTGGGTGGCTGGGAACCAGACGTGCCGGGAGGCGCCACGGAGCGCCGCCTACGCCTGCGTCAGCGGCAACAGCGAGTGCGTCGACTCCAGGAACGGGCCCGGCTACCTCTGCAACTGCTCCACAGGATACAAAGGAAATCCTTACGTGACCGATGGCTGTAAAG ATATTAACGAGTGCGAGGGGAAAGATGTGGCGTACCCCTGCTCTGTTCGTAACACTTGCTCTAACACTGCCGGGGGATTCAAGTGTTCATGCCCTGGTGGTAGATTAGGCAATGCTTATACAGGGACATGCGAGAAGAAGGGATCTGAGCGTCCATGGCAAGCCGCAATTG GTGTTAGCATCGGCGTAGTGATGTTGGCATTGGGCACGTCCTGCACGTACGCGATCCAGGAGAAGCGGCGGCTGGCCGTGATCAAGAGCCGGCACTTCCGGCAGCACGGCGGGCAGCTCCTCTTCGAGGAGATGAAGAAGTCCATCAGCAAGCAGGGGATCTCCTTCACGCTCTTCACCAGGCAGGAGCTGCAGGAGGCCACGGGCGACTTCGACGAGCGGCACGTGCTGGGCAAGGGCGGCAACGGCACCGTGTACCGCGGCACGCTCCGGGACGGCACGGCGGTGGCGATCAAGCGGTGCCGGGTCGCCGGCGaggacgagcggcagcagcgcgaGTTCGGCAGGGAGACGCTGATCCTGTCCCAGATCAACCACAAGAACATCGTGAAGCTCTACGGCTGCTGCCTGGAGGTGGAGGTGCCGATGCTGGTGTACCAGTTCATCCCCAACGGCACCCTCTACCAGCTCATCCACGGCGGCAGCGGCGCCGTGGTGCCGTTCGCGGCGCGCATGAGGATCGCGCACGAGACCGCGGAGGCGCTGGCGTACCTGCACTCCATGGCGTCCCCGCCCATCATCCACGGCGACGTCAAGTCCCCCAACATCCTCCTCGACGAGGGGTACGGCGCCAAGGTGTCGGACTTCGGGGCGTCGTCGCTGGCGCCGGCGCCCGCGGACGAGGCGCACCTGGTGACGTTCGTGCAGGGCACGTGCGGGTACCTGGACCCGGAGTACATGCAGACGTGCCGGCTCACGGAGAAGAGCGACGTGTACAGCTTCGGCGTCGTGCTCCTGGAGCTGCTCACGTCGCGCAAGGCGCTCAACCTCGCCGCCCCCGACGACGAGAAGAGCCTCGCCGCCAGCTTCCTCTCGGCGGCGAGGGAGTCCCGGCTCGACGGCCTGCTGGACGAGCGGATCAAGAGCGAGGTGGGGGCGGAGGCGCTGGTGCGGGTGGCCAAGCTCGCCAAGATGTGCCTGGAGATGTCGGGGGAGAGGAGGCCCTCCATGCGAGAAGTCGCCGAGGAGCTTGACAGGATCAGGAagatgtcgtcgtcgtcgtcgtcgcagaTCAATCCAGGCCAGCTGCTCCTAGATGAGGGTGAAGCTCACTCCATCGTGGATGTGAGATTGTGA